From Posidoniimonas polymericola, a single genomic window includes:
- a CDS encoding aldose 1-epimerase family protein — MSNRKWDLYQSQRQSGYAEVEVPELPDFSFQFERLSGGLSDGVDLLTVKNGNLAIKILPTRGMGIWDMTYDGTRIGWQSPVRGPVHPNYVNLAEPSGLAWLDGFDELLVRCGLQTNGAPEFSEEGVLRYPLHGRIANLPARHLEIEADPTAESITVTGIVEETRFHFAKLRLTTKLTTRRGQKGFTLCDSIENLSESSTNAQLLYHLNIGLPLLQSGTRIVAPLDTAAPRDAFSGQTMETWDQIGPAGSMLTEQAYYLRLLTDQHSQSRVVLQDEAAQSGVSLGYDAGSMPCFTFWKNPRAASDGYVVGLEPGTNYPNPHSFEKEQGRTHRLPPYGAVVCQLCFEYLATPSDVVSAVRTINQIQGDHRPNIQDQPVAGWSPTV; from the coding sequence ATGTCAAACCGCAAGTGGGACCTCTACCAATCACAGCGTCAATCAGGCTATGCCGAAGTTGAAGTTCCGGAGCTTCCCGACTTCTCCTTCCAGTTTGAACGGCTGTCGGGAGGGCTGTCGGACGGCGTCGATCTGCTTACCGTAAAGAACGGCAATCTCGCGATCAAAATCCTCCCTACCCGCGGGATGGGGATTTGGGACATGACCTATGACGGGACGCGTATCGGCTGGCAATCTCCAGTGCGAGGTCCGGTCCATCCGAACTACGTTAACCTTGCCGAGCCGAGCGGCCTCGCGTGGCTGGACGGGTTTGACGAGCTCCTGGTGCGGTGCGGCCTGCAAACCAACGGGGCGCCGGAGTTCTCCGAAGAGGGAGTGCTGCGTTACCCGCTGCATGGTCGCATCGCCAATCTGCCGGCGCGCCACCTCGAAATCGAAGCCGACCCAACAGCGGAATCGATCACCGTAACCGGGATCGTGGAAGAGACTAGGTTTCATTTCGCCAAACTCCGCCTTACAACCAAACTCACGACTCGACGCGGTCAAAAAGGATTTACGCTCTGCGATTCGATCGAGAACCTCTCGGAAAGTTCCACTAACGCCCAACTCCTCTACCATCTCAACATAGGACTACCGCTACTGCAAAGCGGCACTCGCATAGTGGCGCCCCTCGATACGGCGGCGCCTCGAGATGCATTTTCAGGCCAAACAATGGAAACCTGGGATCAGATTGGGCCAGCTGGCTCGATGCTGACGGAACAAGCCTATTACCTACGTCTGTTAACCGATCAGCATTCGCAATCCAGAGTTGTCTTGCAGGACGAGGCTGCCCAAAGCGGTGTGAGCCTCGGCTACGACGCGGGCTCGATGCCGTGTTTCACATTCTGGAAGAACCCCCGAGCAGCATCGGATGGCTACGTCGTAGGGCTTGAACCGGGAACCAACTACCCCAACCCGCATTCATTTGAGAAGGAGCAGGGCCGCACACATCGACTACCGCCATACGGAGCGGTGGTTTGCCAACTCTGCTTCGAGTACCTCGCAACGCCGTCGGACGTAGTATCAGCCGTCCGCACGATCAACCAGATACAGGGGGACCATCGCCCCAACATTCAAGATCAACCGGTGGCCGGCTGGAGTCCGACTGTTTAG
- a CDS encoding sigma-70 family RNA polymerase sigma factor: MSAKEELFAELFGANQLRLFGYVLGLVRNSADAQDILQQTAVTAWLKFGDFDTDVGDGCETAAATQTNFFRWTATIARHETLNFKRYRRRSRVYFDQELMEQLGHTICELTSDSSLDRSNALTNCLNKLPDGDNNLVECRYAHGLGSLQIAELLGRSQSSVCNSLRRIRENLLRCMQKSLSAES, from the coding sequence ATGTCTGCGAAAGAAGAACTCTTTGCCGAGCTCTTCGGTGCGAACCAGCTCCGCTTGTTCGGGTACGTGCTCGGGCTCGTTCGCAACTCCGCCGACGCGCAGGATATCCTTCAGCAAACCGCGGTTACCGCTTGGCTGAAATTTGGCGATTTCGACACTGATGTCGGCGACGGCTGCGAGACTGCCGCGGCCACTCAAACCAATTTTTTCCGTTGGACCGCGACGATCGCTCGCCACGAGACCTTGAACTTCAAGCGGTACCGTCGCCGGAGTCGCGTCTACTTCGATCAGGAGTTGATGGAGCAACTCGGGCACACGATCTGCGAACTAACAAGCGATTCCAGCCTAGACCGCAGCAACGCACTCACAAACTGCCTGAATAAACTGCCCGACGGCGATAACAACCTAGTAGAGTGCCGCTACGCGCACGGACTAGGTTCGTTGCAGATCGCTGAGCTTCTGGGACGCTCGCAGTCGAGTGTCTGTAATTCTTTGCGACGCATCCGCGAGAACCTATTGCGATGCATGCAGAAGTCCCTTTCCGCCGAGTCCTAG
- a CDS encoding LamG domain-containing protein, whose amino-acid sequence MKAAFFAPAFLAVLLIAATSAEAVLIGHWKLDETSGTTAVDSVNGNNGAYVATDDIAPGWQPGLIGGATGLNDEDNSLQEYFTIASIPQMVGSSELSISIWFNQNDGPNQNDGNNGLIRTRNLRLDQTGASNRTAGMNTESGHIDARISSGNGQVDGGSFTSDPGWHHALMTWDGTDDSGGAGTGLTKLYFDGELVNSVSHTGVDGMITESGEWWLGGVDCCGTTRGWTGALDDLAMWDEVVSPELARDLYFDGLVGLDAATVYEEFSVVKTSGDVTGDGLVNGADFAVIDANFGQSKVFRIEGDLVNNNFVDLADYMQWKLAPKDAEALGFSTQAPEPGAAMLLLAAGLLVAGRVRHE is encoded by the coding sequence ATGAAGGCTGCCTTCTTTGCACCGGCGTTCCTAGCCGTGCTGCTCATTGCCGCCACTAGCGCCGAAGCGGTGCTGATTGGTCATTGGAAATTAGACGAGACGTCGGGCACCACAGCGGTTGACAGCGTCAATGGGAACAATGGCGCGTACGTAGCGACCGACGATATTGCGCCCGGCTGGCAGCCGGGATTAATCGGCGGTGCGACCGGCCTAAACGACGAGGACAACAGCCTCCAGGAATACTTTACGATTGCTTCGATTCCCCAGATGGTGGGCAGTTCGGAGCTGAGTATCTCGATCTGGTTCAACCAGAATGATGGCCCCAACCAGAACGACGGCAACAACGGCCTGATCCGGACAAGAAATCTCAGGCTGGATCAAACAGGCGCCAGCAATCGCACCGCGGGAATGAACACCGAGAGCGGCCACATCGATGCGCGGATCAGCAGCGGTAACGGCCAGGTCGACGGCGGGAGCTTCACGAGTGACCCCGGATGGCATCATGCGCTGATGACCTGGGACGGGACCGACGACTCAGGAGGCGCGGGCACGGGCCTGACCAAGCTCTACTTCGATGGTGAGCTAGTCAACTCGGTCAGCCACACTGGCGTGGACGGGATGATAACGGAGAGCGGTGAGTGGTGGCTTGGCGGTGTGGATTGCTGCGGAACGACACGAGGTTGGACTGGAGCTCTCGACGACTTGGCAATGTGGGACGAAGTCGTCTCGCCAGAGCTGGCACGCGACCTCTACTTCGACGGGCTGGTCGGGCTGGACGCGGCCACTGTGTACGAAGAGTTTTCTGTCGTAAAGACCTCCGGTGACGTTACCGGCGACGGGCTAGTTAACGGCGCAGACTTTGCTGTGATCGACGCGAACTTTGGGCAGTCCAAAGTCTTCCGTATCGAGGGCGACCTCGTAAACAACAACTTCGTCGACTTAGCCGACTACATGCAGTGGAAGCTCGCCCCTAAAGACGCCGAGGCGCTGGGGTTCAGCACTCAGGCTCCCGAGCCTGGCGCCGCGATGCTTCTGCTCGCAGCCGGCCTATTGGTGGCCGGTCGCGTGCGGCATGAATGA
- a CDS encoding AraC family transcriptional regulator — MPAEHATADATRHSFFESVGSPLQLLELLDHLPATYFFAKDLQGRFVHINAALLEALGLCDERLVIGRTDHDLFLPQVADRYRSADAAIIESGNPLTDHVCAVPNASGVLRWYVETKIPLLDSRGRTVGVAGMMYDLAKAGAMLAPYERLNEAITHITNHYEEKITLENLAELSHLSVSQFKRVFKQLFRQTPAKYVTHVRINAACLMLRETSLTLESIAVRTGFYDASHFSRLFKAEMNQTPRSFREQTTRSEAQG; from the coding sequence ATGCCGGCAGAGCACGCAACCGCTGACGCCACCCGCCACAGCTTCTTCGAAAGCGTCGGAAGTCCTCTGCAATTGCTTGAACTTCTCGACCATTTGCCCGCGACCTACTTTTTCGCCAAGGACCTGCAGGGACGTTTCGTCCACATCAACGCAGCACTGCTCGAGGCGCTCGGCCTGTGCGACGAGCGGCTCGTGATTGGAAGAACCGATCACGACTTGTTCCTTCCCCAAGTCGCAGACAGGTACCGGAGCGCGGACGCCGCCATAATCGAAAGCGGCAATCCGCTCACCGACCACGTTTGTGCGGTTCCCAACGCCTCGGGGGTGTTGCGCTGGTACGTTGAGACAAAGATCCCGCTGCTGGACTCACGCGGCAGAACCGTGGGAGTCGCGGGCATGATGTACGACCTCGCGAAAGCGGGAGCCATGCTTGCACCCTACGAACGGCTCAACGAGGCGATCACGCACATCACGAATCACTATGAAGAAAAGATCACTCTGGAAAACCTTGCTGAACTCTCGCACTTGTCGGTCAGTCAGTTTAAGCGTGTGTTCAAACAGCTGTTCCGCCAGACCCCCGCGAAGTACGTCACTCATGTACGCATCAACGCCGCGTGCCTGATGCTCCGAGAGACGTCACTAACCTTAGAGTCGATTGCAGTCCGCACCGGCTTCTACGACGCGAGCCACTTCTCACGGCTGTTCAAGGCCGAGATGAATCAAACCCCCCGGTCATTTCGCGAACAAACAACACGAAGCGAAGCGCAAGGCTGA
- a CDS encoding DUF1559 domain-containing protein, with product MSKRVVAHARSGARGLAGFTLVELLVVIAIIGVLIALLLPAVQAAREAARRSQCSNNLKQIGLGILNYETTFTRLPPGSEVKVPEYCSGSQCRGIPMSILIMPYMEDGILPDILQERINARGGNGGAWGLIASDTGNTVGNTRIPTYVCPSTEAWAGILPRLDYAPVIGGPGDTSIGYHPRDPNKQPIANASSTGRGFVWSNGPFNMGVVVPLKKVLDGTTKTFAVGECISATRYGAGPGYGSNEGGPGAWWYGGSCALDFSKDYSGHHYRHLRSTLHPINSHITNPQTEAIQQNDACFSSDHPGGAQFVFIDGHVGFLQEAIDKDTYNVLATHAGGELIDPQEM from the coding sequence ATGTCGAAGCGAGTCGTAGCCCACGCGCGTAGCGGCGCTCGAGGCCTGGCGGGGTTCACACTGGTTGAGCTGCTAGTAGTCATCGCGATTATCGGTGTGCTAATCGCATTGCTTCTTCCCGCCGTGCAGGCGGCGCGTGAGGCGGCGAGAAGGTCGCAGTGTTCGAATAACCTCAAACAGATCGGACTGGGGATCTTGAACTACGAGACCACCTTTACAAGGCTCCCCCCAGGGTCTGAGGTCAAGGTCCCCGAATACTGCTCTGGCTCCCAGTGCCGTGGGATCCCGATGTCGATCTTGATCATGCCCTACATGGAAGACGGCATCCTGCCAGACATCTTGCAGGAGCGGATCAACGCCCGCGGTGGGAACGGCGGCGCCTGGGGTCTGATCGCTTCGGACACCGGCAACACGGTTGGCAACACCCGTATCCCGACTTACGTCTGCCCAAGCACAGAGGCCTGGGCGGGGATCCTCCCGAGGCTCGACTACGCGCCCGTGATCGGCGGACCGGGGGACACGAGCATCGGCTACCACCCCCGCGACCCCAACAAACAGCCAATCGCCAATGCCTCGAGCACCGGGCGCGGATTCGTGTGGTCGAACGGTCCGTTCAATATGGGCGTCGTTGTTCCGCTCAAAAAGGTGCTCGACGGCACCACCAAAACGTTCGCCGTAGGGGAGTGCATCAGCGCGACCCGCTACGGAGCCGGTCCTGGCTACGGAAGCAACGAAGGGGGACCGGGGGCTTGGTGGTATGGTGGGTCCTGTGCGTTGGACTTCTCGAAAGACTACTCGGGGCACCACTACCGTCACCTGCGTAGCACGCTGCATCCGATAAACTCGCACATAACCAACCCGCAAACCGAAGCGATTCAACAGAATGACGCTTGCTTCAGCAGTGACCACCCAGGCGGGGCGCAGTTTGTGTTCATCGACGGACACGTAGGGTTCTTGCAAGAGGCCATCGACAAGGACACCTACAACGTGCTCGCGACGCACGCGGGCGGCGAGTTAATCGATCCACAGGAGATGTAG
- a CDS encoding 3-keto-disaccharide hydrolase — translation MNANSRSYFVATFVAALLASSPSGAGAAEEGFEPIFDGSTLKSWDGNPKLWRVADGVIVGETSDESPLESNEFLIWSGEADDFVLRLEFRIADRGVGNSGVQYRSKRLEDAGRWVVGGYQADIERTNKYMGILYEEQGRGILALRGEEVLLGGSANGVQRQVVGSVGNAEEIVNDVRAGEWQELEIVAQGNRLEHKINGRTTVLVVDKDESNAANSGILALQLHRGDEMMIEFKNIRLKKIAEGKEASE, via the coding sequence GTGAATGCCAATTCTCGTAGTTACTTCGTGGCGACATTCGTCGCCGCGCTTCTCGCGTCGTCACCCAGCGGCGCCGGGGCTGCCGAGGAGGGGTTTGAGCCCATCTTCGATGGATCAACCCTCAAGAGCTGGGACGGCAACCCCAAGCTGTGGCGGGTCGCGGACGGCGTGATCGTCGGTGAAACCAGCGACGAGAGTCCGTTGGAAAGCAATGAGTTCCTTATCTGGAGCGGTGAGGCTGATGACTTCGTTCTCCGCCTGGAGTTCCGCATCGCCGATCGTGGCGTTGGCAACTCTGGCGTGCAGTACCGGTCCAAGCGGTTAGAAGACGCGGGGCGTTGGGTGGTCGGAGGTTATCAGGCCGACATCGAAAGAACCAACAAGTACATGGGCATCCTCTACGAAGAGCAGGGCCGTGGCATACTCGCGCTGCGTGGCGAAGAAGTGCTCTTGGGCGGCTCCGCTAATGGCGTTCAACGACAGGTTGTCGGTTCAGTGGGGAATGCAGAAGAGATCGTCAATGACGTCCGAGCCGGCGAGTGGCAAGAGCTAGAGATTGTCGCCCAGGGCAATCGGCTTGAGCACAAGATAAATGGACGCACAACGGTGTTGGTTGTGGATAAAGACGAATCGAACGCCGCCAACTCTGGTATTCTCGCGCTGCAGCTGCACCGTGGCGATGAGATGATGATTGAGTTTAAGAATATCCGCCTCAAGAAAATTGCCGAGGGGAAGGAAGCGTCGGAATGA
- a CDS encoding glycoside hydrolase family 97 protein produces the protein MLSTVELNRHCGMRLLWGVLAALLIAGSKAPVVYAASSIESPNGRVSLEVGLQQHADDSVVEYSMSFRGETVVGKSSIAFRLNDGTVVGRSLEQASAPKHASHDSSWRPIYGERSTVRDHYNQVTLDLRDSGTGYQMQLVFRCYDAGVAFKTSLRAPGEQAPIELAEEWSEFRISEEATVWCTPRAQSRHEAIALGSIEGEVERPLTIEVGGSLYAAITEARLVDYAAMMLKRPASGGPGLVTALAGGVVADGDLETPWRVVMVGESPGRLLESNDIVLNLSEPCQIKDPAWIRPGKVIREITLTTKGGLACVDFAVKHNLQYIEFDAGWYGHEYSDDSDATTVTVDPNRSTGPLDLHRVIKYGADRNIGVIVYVNRRALETQLDELLPLYKQWGLAGVKYGFVNTGSQEWTRWLHEAVRKAADHELMVDIHDLYRPTGYSRTYPNLMTQEGVRGDEAAPESEQAIMSLFTRNLAGAADHTICYFAPRVKERWTHGHQLAKAVCTYSPWQFMFWYDTPLSPSPPGKHNHSIEETPELEFFAKTPTVWDETRVITAEVGEYAVLARRNGADWFVGALNNGQERVLDVPLDFLNPGEVFSARIYSDDPDAKTSTNVRIDSRNVAAADRLRMRLQPNGGQAVWITPDKLAQRGAREDR, from the coding sequence ATGTTGTCAACTGTTGAACTCAATCGCCATTGCGGTATGCGGCTGCTGTGGGGCGTCCTGGCTGCGTTGCTGATCGCCGGCTCGAAGGCGCCCGTGGTGTACGCGGCGTCGTCCATCGAATCTCCCAATGGACGCGTCAGCCTTGAGGTCGGGCTGCAGCAGCACGCGGACGATTCTGTGGTTGAGTACAGTATGTCCTTCCGCGGCGAAACCGTTGTGGGCAAGTCGTCGATTGCTTTTCGGCTAAACGACGGAACGGTCGTCGGACGCAGCCTGGAACAAGCATCGGCGCCGAAGCATGCATCTCACGACAGCAGCTGGCGACCAATCTACGGAGAACGCAGCACCGTACGGGATCACTATAACCAAGTCACGCTCGATCTTCGGGACAGCGGTACCGGCTACCAAATGCAGCTTGTTTTTCGTTGCTACGACGCGGGCGTCGCATTCAAGACTTCGCTCCGGGCTCCGGGCGAACAGGCCCCGATTGAACTTGCCGAAGAGTGGAGCGAGTTCCGGATCTCGGAGGAGGCCACGGTGTGGTGCACTCCGCGGGCGCAGAGCCGCCACGAGGCGATTGCACTCGGCAGTATCGAAGGTGAAGTCGAGCGTCCCCTAACTATCGAGGTGGGCGGCAGTCTGTACGCGGCGATCACCGAAGCGAGGTTGGTGGACTACGCCGCGATGATGCTGAAACGCCCCGCTTCGGGCGGGCCGGGGCTCGTGACGGCGCTGGCCGGCGGCGTTGTGGCGGACGGCGATCTGGAAACGCCGTGGCGGGTCGTTATGGTGGGCGAGAGCCCCGGTCGACTGCTCGAGAGCAACGACATCGTTCTGAACCTAAGCGAGCCATGCCAGATCAAGGACCCAGCGTGGATCCGTCCGGGGAAGGTAATCCGCGAGATCACGCTCACCACCAAGGGGGGGCTCGCATGCGTGGACTTCGCCGTGAAGCACAACCTCCAGTACATCGAATTCGACGCCGGCTGGTACGGGCACGAGTACAGCGACGATTCCGACGCAACCACGGTTACCGTCGACCCGAACCGTTCTACCGGGCCGCTCGATCTGCACCGCGTGATCAAGTACGGTGCGGACCGCAATATCGGTGTGATCGTCTACGTGAATCGCCGGGCGCTCGAGACGCAGCTTGACGAGCTCCTCCCCTTGTACAAGCAGTGGGGGCTCGCCGGCGTCAAGTACGGGTTTGTCAACACCGGTTCTCAAGAATGGACGCGATGGTTGCACGAGGCGGTGCGTAAGGCGGCCGACCACGAGCTAATGGTGGACATCCACGACCTGTACCGGCCTACTGGCTACTCTCGGACTTACCCGAACTTGATGACTCAGGAGGGCGTGCGTGGGGACGAGGCAGCGCCTGAAAGCGAGCAGGCGATCATGTCGCTATTCACTCGAAACCTAGCGGGCGCTGCGGACCACACCATCTGCTACTTCGCGCCCCGCGTGAAAGAGCGCTGGACGCACGGCCACCAGCTCGCCAAAGCGGTGTGCACCTACTCCCCATGGCAGTTCATGTTCTGGTACGACACGCCGCTTTCGCCTAGCCCTCCCGGTAAGCACAATCACTCAATCGAGGAGACCCCCGAACTGGAGTTCTTCGCCAAGACTCCCACCGTCTGGGACGAGACCCGAGTGATCACTGCGGAAGTCGGCGAGTACGCGGTTCTGGCGCGTCGCAACGGAGCCGACTGGTTCGTCGGGGCGTTGAACAACGGGCAGGAACGAGTGCTTGATGTGCCGCTCGACTTCCTCAACCCCGGAGAGGTTTTTAGCGCACGGATCTATTCGGACGACCCGGACGCTAAGACGTCAACCAACGTGCGGATCGACAGCCGGAATGTGGCGGCCGCGGACCGGTTGCGCATGCGTCTGCAGCCCAACGGTGGTCAGGCTGTATGGATAACGCCGGACAAGCTGGCGCAGCGTGGGGCCAGGGAAGATCGCTAG
- a CDS encoding Gfo/Idh/MocA family protein: MKEPLRIGLIGCGFMGRAHSNAYNRVSNFFDTALAPKLKAVCSRDPGRTQKFADTWGYDSTETDWRSLVDRDDIDAIDICVPNSLHGEITRAAAAAGKMVLCEKPLAMTVAEGELMCRAVEEAGVANMVWYNYRRVPAVTLAKQLIEEGKLGRVFHYRANFLQDWTIAEDLPQGGQALWRLDVAEAGSGVTGDLLAHCVDTALWLNGAIQDVSAMSETFVKQRVHQLTGEVTPVGIDDACAFLCRFDNGSLGVFESTRYARGHKAQYTLEVNGEHASLRWDLHDLHRLEYFSHADEGRLRGWRSIHVTDHDGSQPYMDKWWVPGLQIGYEHTFVHQLADFLEGLSTGVSTVPTFRDALATQKVCDAVLRSARDRAWAFVGE; encoded by the coding sequence ATGAAAGAGCCGTTGCGGATTGGCCTGATCGGCTGTGGGTTTATGGGCCGGGCCCACTCGAACGCCTACAATCGGGTGTCGAACTTCTTCGACACCGCGTTGGCGCCGAAGCTCAAGGCGGTTTGCTCGCGAGACCCCGGTCGCACGCAGAAGTTCGCGGACACCTGGGGCTACGATTCTACCGAGACGGACTGGCGGAGCCTTGTCGATCGTGACGACATCGACGCCATCGACATCTGCGTCCCCAATAGTCTGCACGGCGAGATCACCAGGGCCGCCGCGGCCGCCGGCAAAATGGTGCTCTGCGAAAAGCCGCTGGCAATGACCGTTGCCGAAGGCGAGTTGATGTGCCGCGCGGTTGAGGAGGCAGGCGTGGCCAACATGGTCTGGTACAACTACCGCCGTGTCCCCGCCGTGACGCTTGCCAAACAGCTCATCGAGGAGGGCAAGCTCGGACGCGTTTTTCACTACCGCGCCAACTTCCTGCAGGACTGGACAATCGCCGAAGACCTGCCGCAGGGCGGCCAAGCGTTGTGGCGCCTGGACGTCGCGGAAGCCGGCTCTGGCGTCACCGGAGACCTCCTTGCTCATTGCGTCGACACGGCCCTCTGGCTCAACGGCGCCATCCAGGACGTTTCGGCTATGAGCGAGACTTTCGTGAAGCAGCGTGTGCACCAACTCACGGGCGAGGTCACTCCTGTTGGCATTGACGACGCCTGCGCCTTCCTGTGTCGCTTCGACAACGGATCGCTCGGCGTCTTCGAGTCCACACGCTACGCGCGTGGACACAAGGCACAGTACACGCTCGAAGTGAATGGCGAGCACGCATCACTCCGGTGGGACCTCCACGACCTCCACCGACTCGAGTACTTCAGCCACGCGGACGAGGGGCGACTGCGTGGCTGGCGGTCAATTCACGTCACCGACCACGACGGCAGCCAGCCTTACATGGACAAGTGGTGGGTGCCGGGCTTGCAGATTGGTTACGAACACACCTTTGTTCACCAGCTGGCCGACTTCCTAGAGGGGCTCTCGACCGGTGTTTCCACCGTGCCCACGTTCCGGGACGCACTGGCGACTCAGAAGGTATGCGACGCTGTGCTACGCAGCGCCCGGGATCGAGCGTGGGCGTTCGTCGGAGAATGA
- a CDS encoding TIM barrel protein translates to MLDLTCAAEAGGQKFDGVDLFLYSPHIDPSSGDYELRLLAESIQRRGLEIGSLVAPVWPGTMGDSAMGDAEARAKFLSAVESACRVARLFDDCGARKSGVIRIDSAEFGVNKWKSDPLSGTKLIAETFREAARIAADAGQRLAAEGEICWAGMHSWRDMLDLLEEVDMPQTLGFQADLAHTYLYLLGYNAPEHAMLGADYCEEEFYLAYQLMVDRLRPWTIDLHIAQNDGEVFGAGSHDRTGKHCLPSDPNGKLDIVRCASYWLEGAASRGVQHICWDGCMFPNSVLDSPDTWNSVLEVMIKVRDLHGWN, encoded by the coding sequence ATGCTTGACCTAACGTGCGCCGCCGAGGCTGGCGGGCAGAAGTTCGACGGCGTTGACCTCTTCCTCTACTCTCCCCACATCGACCCAAGTTCGGGAGACTACGAACTTCGATTGCTCGCCGAGTCGATCCAGCGGCGCGGCCTCGAGATCGGCTCGCTAGTGGCGCCGGTCTGGCCCGGCACGATGGGCGATTCCGCCATGGGCGACGCGGAGGCTCGTGCGAAGTTCCTCTCTGCTGTTGAGTCCGCGTGCCGCGTTGCCCGTTTGTTTGACGACTGCGGCGCGCGGAAATCGGGCGTCATCCGCATCGACTCGGCCGAGTTCGGAGTCAACAAGTGGAAGAGCGATCCCCTGAGCGGCACCAAGCTGATTGCCGAGACTTTTCGTGAGGCCGCGAGAATCGCAGCGGACGCGGGCCAACGCCTGGCGGCGGAGGGGGAGATCTGCTGGGCGGGCATGCACAGCTGGCGAGACATGCTCGACCTCCTCGAGGAAGTCGACATGCCACAAACGCTCGGGTTCCAGGCGGACCTCGCCCACACCTACCTCTACCTATTGGGGTACAACGCTCCTGAGCACGCCATGCTCGGGGCCGACTACTGCGAAGAAGAGTTTTATTTGGCCTACCAACTGATGGTGGACAGACTCCGCCCTTGGACGATCGATCTGCACATCGCTCAAAACGACGGTGAGGTGTTCGGAGCGGGGTCCCATGACAGAACAGGCAAGCACTGCCTGCCGTCCGACCCCAACGGCAAGCTCGACATTGTGCGTTGTGCTTCGTACTGGCTTGAAGGGGCCGCATCGCGCGGCGTGCAGCACATCTGCTGGGATGGCTGCATGTTTCCCAACAGCGTCCTGGATTCTCCAGACACTTGGAATTCGGTGCTGGAAGTGATGATCAAAGTGCGAGACTTACATGGCTGGAACTAG
- a CDS encoding LamG-like jellyroll fold domain-containing protein — MIYSKYSRNNAGVAAVALAIGLLSAPSAWAFNPPVAHYTFDQGVDDYSVVTAIDSANANDGVWQNVGFDGLAYTGGVIGGAVSLRGATDDYFLIPSIPQIDGIEPTPFTAPQLGVGITVSAWMYVDDDAPSGYKGIFKSRDVTSENISGVATGRDWGLAWEGGDHIDTRVHSSGVDSNDGSITRNQWHHVALVWGNVDAEAPAIPPASVIYVDGVKQANVVENTEVFNLVTSGAWLIGEDSCCGGREFPGLLDDLAMFGEALSDADIATLYSNGLSGIDAAGNATGIILPGDVNQDESVTIADFNIIRDNMGLAATARSQGDLNGNKRVDLNDFRVWLDAAPAAAAAEALATFSLPIPEPSSLLLVLATGPLSASRRRAR; from the coding sequence ATGATTTACTCCAAGTATTCCCGGAATAATGCTGGCGTCGCCGCGGTGGCGCTCGCTATCGGGCTGTTGTCCGCACCGTCGGCCTGGGCGTTCAACCCGCCCGTCGCCCACTATACTTTTGACCAGGGCGTGGACGACTACAGCGTGGTCACCGCCATCGACAGCGCCAACGCGAACGACGGGGTTTGGCAGAACGTTGGCTTCGATGGCTTGGCGTACACGGGCGGCGTCATCGGCGGGGCAGTCAGCCTGCGCGGCGCAACGGATGACTACTTCTTGATTCCTTCGATTCCTCAAATCGACGGCATCGAGCCGACGCCATTCACCGCGCCGCAGCTTGGGGTCGGCATTACGGTGTCGGCCTGGATGTACGTCGATGACGACGCCCCGTCGGGCTACAAGGGCATCTTCAAAAGCCGCGACGTCACGAGCGAGAATATCAGCGGCGTCGCGACCGGCCGCGACTGGGGTCTCGCGTGGGAGGGCGGCGACCATATCGACACCCGTGTTCACAGCTCCGGCGTTGATTCAAACGATGGAAGCATCACGCGGAACCAGTGGCACCATGTCGCGCTGGTTTGGGGCAACGTCGACGCCGAGGCGCCCGCCATCCCGCCGGCGAGCGTGATTTACGTGGACGGCGTCAAGCAAGCCAATGTGGTCGAGAACACCGAGGTCTTCAACCTTGTCACCAGCGGTGCTTGGCTGATCGGTGAGGACAGCTGCTGCGGCGGGCGGGAATTCCCCGGGCTGCTAGACGACCTCGCCATGTTCGGCGAAGCGCTCTCCGACGCCGACATCGCCACACTCTACAGCAACGGCCTAAGCGGCATCGACGCCGCAGGCAACGCGACCGGGATTATTCTTCCGGGCGATGTCAATCAAGACGAAAGCGTGACGATCGCCGACTTTAATATCATCCGGGACAACATGGGGTTGGCGGCTACTGCCCGTAGTCAGGGCGACTTGAACGGCAACAAACGAGTTGACCTGAACGACTTCCGTGTCTGGCTCGACGCGGCGCCGGCGGCCGCGGCGGCCGAGGCGTTGGCGACCTTCTCTCTCCCGATTCCGGAGCCTTCTTCGTTGCTGCTGGTGCTAGCCACGGGGCCGCTTTCTGCGTCCCGTCGGAGAGCAAGGTAA